A stretch of the Candidatus Rokuibacteriota bacterium genome encodes the following:
- the sufS gene encoding SufS family cysteine desulfurase, with translation MTLGEGCRPDFPILSRMVHGHPVAYLDSAASSQKPRQVIEAIQRYYEQSHANVHRSIHTLGEEATELYEGARDAVRAFIGARAREEIVFTRGTTEAINLVAQVMGRTLAPGDEVLVTEMEHHSNLIPWQLVCRDRGVALRAVPVSDGCHLDLDAFSRLLGGRTRIVAVTHVSNVLGTVNPVADMAQAAHAAGALLLVDGAQAAPHLALDLPGLGADFYAFSGHKMLGPTGIGVLYGRHEVLERLEPAWGGGEMIKEVWIDRARWNDLPWRFEPGTPPISEAVGLAAAVEYLGKLGMPRVTAHEQELTRLAQEALAAIPGVTLYGPPAAEPRGAVVAFNVAGIHPHDGAAILDESGIAVRAGHHCAQPLMRRLGIVGTLRASFSVYNTAGEVECLARAVSTLQAEL, from the coding sequence ATGACCCTGGGCGAGGGCTGCCGGCCCGACTTCCCCATCCTGTCCCGCATGGTGCACGGCCACCCCGTCGCGTACCTCGACTCCGCCGCCTCCAGCCAGAAGCCGCGCCAGGTGATCGAGGCCATCCAGCGCTACTACGAGCAGAGCCACGCCAACGTCCACCGCTCCATCCACACGCTGGGCGAGGAGGCCACGGAGCTGTACGAGGGTGCCCGCGACGCCGTCCGTGCCTTCATCGGCGCGCGCGCCCGCGAGGAGATCGTCTTCACCCGCGGGACGACGGAGGCGATCAACCTGGTGGCCCAGGTCATGGGGCGCACGCTCGCGCCGGGCGACGAGGTGCTGGTCACCGAGATGGAGCACCACTCGAACCTGATCCCGTGGCAGCTGGTCTGCCGCGATCGGGGCGTCGCGCTCCGGGCGGTGCCAGTGTCGGACGGGTGTCACCTGGACCTCGACGCCTTCAGCCGACTCCTCGGCGGGCGCACCCGCATCGTGGCCGTGACTCACGTCTCCAACGTCCTCGGCACGGTCAACCCCGTGGCGGACATGGCGCAAGCGGCCCATGCAGCGGGCGCCCTTCTGCTCGTGGACGGAGCCCAGGCCGCGCCCCATCTGGCGCTGGACCTTCCCGGGCTCGGCGCCGACTTCTACGCCTTCTCGGGGCACAAGATGCTGGGGCCGACGGGGATCGGCGTGCTCTACGGGCGCCACGAGGTGCTGGAGCGGCTGGAGCCCGCCTGGGGCGGGGGAGAGATGATCAAGGAGGTGTGGATCGACCGCGCCCGGTGGAACGACCTGCCATGGCGCTTCGAGCCCGGCACCCCACCGATCTCGGAGGCGGTGGGATTGGCGGCGGCGGTAGAATATCTCGGCAAGCTCGGTATGCCGCGCGTGACCGCCCACGAGCAGGAGCTGACGCGGCTCGCCCAGGAGGCGCTGGCGGCCATCCCCGGCGTCACGCTCTACGGCCCGCCGGCGGCAGAGCCGCGGGGGGCCGTGGTGGCGTTCAACGTCGCGGGCATCCACCCTCATGACGGCGCGGCCATCCTCGACGAGTCGGGGATCGCCGTCAGAGCGGGGCACCACTGCGCCCAGCCCCTGATGCGGCGCCTGGGAATCGTCGGTACGCTCCGGGCGAGCTTCTCCGTCTACAACACCGCCGGCGAGGTGGAGTGCCTCGCTCGAGCGGTGTCCACGCTCCAGGCCGAGCTGTGA
- a CDS encoding XdhC family protein, giving the protein MSEFLEHIARLRRAEGRVALATLVNTRGTTPRKEGAQMLVGEGGRILGSVTIGGCVDAQVIEESAAVLGRNAPRLLELDLGDEEAWEIGLTCGGTIEVFVEPVALDRPGDDTLAFYERARAHAGRGGRAAIVTRLDPPGAGAKLLVLDSGEIEGSLGEPFLDRRFAGEAGAALRAGASRTLFLEGVRAFAEVLAPPAILAVVGAGHVAMPLVALARTLGFRTIVVDGRPRFATPERFPDVDELRIGIPSDLVREVPLVPSTALVLVAHDYKYDLPVLRHALGTEVGYIGLLGSTRRGAAILNLLREEGLGEAQLARVRVPIGLDLGARSAPEIALAIMAEVVAVQHSATGLPLSEKVGRAPR; this is encoded by the coding sequence GTGAGCGAGTTCCTCGAGCACATCGCGCGGCTCCGCCGGGCGGAGGGCCGGGTGGCGCTGGCGACGCTGGTCAACACCCGTGGGACGACCCCCAGGAAGGAAGGAGCGCAGATGCTGGTGGGCGAGGGGGGGCGGATTCTCGGATCCGTCACCATCGGGGGGTGCGTGGACGCCCAGGTCATCGAGGAGTCAGCCGCCGTGCTCGGGCGGAATGCGCCGCGACTGCTGGAGCTCGACCTGGGCGACGAGGAGGCCTGGGAGATCGGCCTCACCTGCGGGGGGACCATCGAGGTGTTCGTCGAGCCAGTCGCGCTGGATCGCCCGGGTGACGACACGCTGGCCTTCTACGAGAGGGCGCGCGCTCATGCGGGCCGCGGCGGGCGCGCCGCCATCGTGACGCGGCTCGATCCGCCCGGCGCCGGCGCCAAGCTCCTCGTGCTGGACTCTGGCGAGATCGAGGGCAGCCTCGGCGAGCCGTTCCTGGACCGCCGCTTCGCCGGCGAGGCCGGGGCGGCGCTGCGTGCCGGCGCATCGCGCACGCTGTTCCTGGAAGGGGTGCGGGCCTTCGCGGAGGTGCTGGCGCCGCCCGCCATCCTGGCGGTCGTGGGGGCGGGGCATGTGGCCATGCCGCTGGTGGCCCTGGCGCGGACCCTCGGCTTCCGGACCATCGTGGTGGACGGGCGGCCGCGCTTCGCAACGCCCGAGCGCTTCCCCGACGTCGACGAGCTCAGGATCGGCATTCCCTCGGATCTCGTCCGAGAGGTCCCGCTGGTCCCGAGCACGGCGCTGGTGCTGGTGGCCCACGACTACAAGTACGACCTGCCCGTGCTGCGGCACGCGCTGGGCACGGAGGTCGGCTACATCGGACTCCTGGGAAGCACGCGGCGCGGCGCGGCGATCCTGAACCTGCTCCGCGAGGAGGGGCTGGGCGAGGCTCAGCTGGCGCGCGTGCGGGTGCCCATCGGGCTCGATCTCGGCGCCCGCTCGGCGCCCGAGATCGCGCTGGCCATCATGGCCGAGGTCGTGGCGGTCCAGCACAGCGCCACCGGCCTCCCCCTGTCGGAGAAGGTCGGCCGGGCGCCCCGATGA
- a CDS encoding iron-sulfur cluster assembly scaffold protein, whose amino-acid sequence MVYSTVIRDRFRHPRFRGRIAEPQGAFEDVNPLCGDRIRIECRIVNGTLSDARHHGDSCAICAASADVLLEMVVGRATDQAAAVPAAAVLERLEAEIRPTRMRCVTLPISVLQAALSGGETPPPR is encoded by the coding sequence GTGGTCTACAGCACGGTGATCCGCGACCGCTTCCGTCACCCGCGCTTCCGCGGCCGGATCGCGGAGCCCCAGGGCGCCTTCGAGGACGTGAATCCCCTCTGCGGGGATCGGATCCGCATCGAGTGCCGCATCGTGAACGGCACGCTGTCGGATGCCCGCCACCACGGCGACAGCTGCGCCATCTGCGCCGCCTCGGCGGACGTGCTGCTGGAGATGGTGGTGGGCCGGGCCACCGACCAGGCGGCCGCGGTCCCGGCGGCCGCCGTCCTCGAGCGCCTGGAGGCGGAGATCCGTCCCACGCGGATGCGCTGCGTCACCCTCCCCATCTCCGTCCTCCAGGCCGCCCTCTCGGGCGGGGAGACGCCGCCCCCCCGATGA
- a CDS encoding MoxR family ATPase: protein MRAEIKRIEELMEGADYVTDAAIATSVHLAMTLRKPLLIEGHAGVGKTEVAKVMARMLATRLIRLQCYEGLDANQALYEWNYPKQLLHIKLEESTTHSLKDKEAAIFSEPFLIRRPLLQAITQNGQAPVLLIDEIDRGDEELEAFLLEVLSDFQVTIPELGTIKATHPPYVILTSNRNRELSDALRRRCLYLWVDFPGFDKEVRIVTRKVPGVNERLAREISRFMETLRTVRLAKLPGVAETLDWAQALSSLHADHLDEDLVAETLGCVLKDPEDIRRVKRELDTAGLKRFLPVEG from the coding sequence ATGAGGGCGGAGATCAAACGGATCGAGGAGCTGATGGAAGGCGCCGACTACGTCACCGACGCGGCCATCGCCACGTCGGTGCACCTGGCCATGACGCTCAGGAAGCCGCTCCTGATCGAGGGGCACGCGGGGGTGGGCAAGACCGAGGTCGCCAAGGTCATGGCCCGCATGCTCGCCACGCGGCTCATTCGCCTGCAGTGCTACGAGGGGCTCGACGCGAACCAGGCGCTGTACGAGTGGAATTACCCCAAGCAGCTTCTGCACATCAAGCTCGAGGAGAGCACGACGCACTCCCTCAAGGACAAGGAGGCGGCGATCTTCTCCGAGCCCTTCCTGATCCGGCGCCCGCTCTTGCAGGCGATCACGCAGAACGGCCAGGCTCCGGTGCTGCTCATCGACGAGATCGATCGGGGCGACGAGGAGCTGGAAGCCTTCCTCCTCGAGGTCCTCTCCGACTTCCAGGTGACGATCCCGGAGCTGGGCACGATCAAGGCCACGCACCCCCCCTACGTGATCCTGACCTCGAACCGGAACCGTGAGCTGTCGGATGCCCTCCGGCGGCGCTGCCTGTATCTCTGGGTGGACTTCCCCGGCTTCGACAAGGAGGTCCGCATCGTCACGCGCAAGGTGCCCGGCGTCAACGAGCGCCTGGCCCGCGAGATCTCGCGCTTCATGGAGACGCTCCGCACGGTCAGGCTCGCCAAGCTCCCGGGCGTGGCGGAGACGCTGGACTGGGCGCAGGCGCTCTCATCGCTGCACGCCGACCACCTGGACGAGGACCTGGTGGCAGAGACCCTCGGCTGCGTGCTCAAGGACCCGGAGGACATCAGGCGCGTGAAGCGCGAGCTGGACACCGCCGGCCTCAAGCGCTTCCTGCCCGTCGAGGGGTAG
- a CDS encoding nodulation protein NfeD has protein sequence MRRGLLWGSVLLGLAVALGPLPGFAAPPAPVSLLEVDGAITPVTVRLVAGALERAQAERSQALIVQLDTPGGLERSMRSIVQAILKSEIPVIVYVGPTGARAASAGVFITMAGHVAAMAPATNIGAAHPVAVGGGSDKEMMKKVENDAAAFARTIATERGRNVEWAEKAVRTSVSATEREAVKLRVVDLVAENIPDLLAKANGRTVKTTRGPVTLQTREAPVKRIEVRFRDRFLALITDPNIAYILMMIGMLGLFFELSNPGVILPGVLGGISLILAFFAFQSLPINWAGLLLILFGVALLIAEIKIVSHGVLSIGGIVAMILGSMMLYDAPETGIRISWYVIVPTVGSTAGLFIFALSYGVRALYRQPSTGAAGMVGEAAVARTALDPEGQVLVQGELWHAVTRDGPVAVGETVRITAVEGLTLHVVRAANPRRDREETRT, from the coding sequence ATGAGGCGAGGCCTGCTGTGGGGGTCTGTTCTGCTCGGGCTGGCCGTGGCGCTGGGACCGCTGCCCGGCTTTGCGGCGCCTCCCGCTCCCGTCTCCCTCCTCGAGGTGGACGGCGCCATCACCCCCGTGACCGTGCGCCTCGTCGCCGGCGCGCTGGAGCGGGCCCAGGCGGAGCGATCCCAGGCACTGATCGTCCAGCTCGACACCCCCGGCGGGCTCGAGCGCTCCATGCGCTCCATCGTGCAGGCCATCCTCAAGTCCGAGATCCCCGTCATCGTCTACGTCGGCCCCACCGGCGCGCGCGCGGCCTCCGCCGGGGTCTTCATCACCATGGCGGGTCACGTGGCCGCCATGGCGCCGGCCACCAACATCGGGGCCGCGCACCCCGTGGCCGTGGGTGGCGGCAGCGACAAGGAGATGATGAAGAAGGTCGAGAACGACGCGGCCGCCTTCGCCCGCACCATCGCCACCGAGCGCGGGCGCAACGTCGAATGGGCGGAGAAGGCCGTGCGCACCTCCGTATCGGCCACGGAGCGCGAGGCGGTGAAGCTCCGGGTGGTCGACCTCGTCGCCGAGAACATCCCGGATCTCCTGGCAAAGGCGAACGGGAGGACCGTCAAGACCACCCGGGGTCCGGTCACGCTGCAGACGCGCGAGGCGCCGGTGAAGCGCATCGAGGTGCGCTTCCGCGACCGCTTCCTGGCGCTGATCACCGACCCGAACATCGCCTACATCCTCATGATGATCGGGATGCTGGGCCTGTTCTTCGAGCTGTCGAATCCCGGAGTGATCCTGCCCGGGGTGCTGGGCGGCATCAGCCTCATCCTGGCCTTCTTCGCCTTCCAGAGCCTGCCCATCAACTGGGCGGGCCTGCTGCTCATCCTCTTCGGCGTGGCGCTCCTCATCGCGGAGATCAAGATCGTGAGCCATGGTGTGCTCTCCATCGGCGGGATCGTCGCCATGATCCTGGGCTCGATGATGCTCTACGACGCTCCCGAGACGGGGATCCGCATCTCGTGGTACGTCATCGTCCCGACCGTGGGGAGCACGGCAGGGCTCTTCATCTTCGCGCTCTCCTACGGTGTCCGGGCCCTGTACCGGCAGCCCAGCACGGGGGCTGCGGGCATGGTGGGCGAGGCGGCCGTGGCCCGGACGGCGCTCGATCCCGAGGGACAGGTGCTCGTGCAGGGCGAGTTGTGGCACGCCGTGACGCGGGACGGGCCCGTGGCGGTGGGCGAGACGGTACGGATCACGGCGGTGGAGGGGCTCACGCTCCACGTGGTCAGGGCAGCCAACCCGCGGCGGGACCGTGAG
- a CDS encoding nucleotidyltransferase family protein — translation MIAGIVLAAGLSRRMGQAKLFLDWGGRPLIRRTVERVASSGLDDILVVVGPAPSDIEAALEGLGARLVVNAHPEAGQAGSIEAGIRALVPGTAAALVALGDQPTVPGEVIPALLRAFRESGRPVAAPRYRGARGNPVLFSAALFSELLALGGDQGGRCVVDRDPARVTLVDFDLPMPEDLDTPGDYERLRPSAPPV, via the coding sequence GTGATCGCCGGAATCGTCCTCGCCGCGGGGCTGTCGCGCCGCATGGGGCAGGCGAAGCTCTTTCTGGACTGGGGCGGCAGGCCACTGATCCGAAGAACTGTCGAGCGCGTTGCGTCGTCCGGGCTCGACGATATCCTCGTGGTGGTGGGGCCCGCGCCCTCCGACATCGAGGCCGCGCTCGAGGGCCTCGGGGCCCGGCTCGTGGTGAACGCTCATCCCGAGGCCGGCCAGGCCGGTTCCATCGAGGCCGGCATTCGCGCGCTCGTCCCTGGAACGGCGGCGGCCCTGGTCGCGCTGGGCGACCAGCCGACGGTCCCGGGCGAAGTGATTCCCGCGCTGCTCCGGGCATTCAGGGAGAGCGGCCGGCCCGTCGCGGCTCCCCGCTACCGGGGCGCCCGGGGCAACCCCGTGCTCTTCTCGGCCGCGCTCTTCTCCGAGCTCCTGGCACTGGGCGGCGACCAGGGAGGCCGCTGCGTGGTGGACCGGGATCCGGCGAGGGTGACGCTGGTGGATTTCGACCTGCCCATGCCCGAGGATCTCGACACGCCCGGGGACTACGAGAGGCTCAGGCCGAGCGCGCCGCCGGTGTAA
- the speB gene encoding agmatinase produces the protein MRLPYLRDPAALDVAIVGLPYDGGTSYRPGARHGPRHIREQSSLIRTYNPALGVSPFERLRVADYGDVDVAPISIERTFEAIELEVDRLAAARVIPLGVGGDHSVTLPILRALRRQHGPLGLVHFDAHPDTWDEYGGSRHFHGSTFRRAVEEGLVDGRRVLQIGIRGPLRGPGDFDFHAEHGLEVVRIDEVKERGVAAVAGRLERLRGAPVYCSFDIDAVDPAYAPATGTPEVGGLSAYEALVLVRALRALPLIGADVVEVSPPYDGPGQVTSLLAANLLFELLSVLALGR, from the coding sequence ATGCGGCTGCCCTACTTGCGGGACCCGGCCGCGCTGGACGTGGCGATCGTCGGGCTTCCCTACGACGGCGGCACATCCTACCGGCCGGGGGCGCGCCACGGCCCGCGCCACATCCGGGAGCAGTCCTCGCTGATCCGCACCTACAACCCCGCGCTCGGGGTGTCCCCCTTCGAGCGGCTGAGGGTAGCGGACTACGGGGACGTGGACGTGGCCCCCATCTCCATCGAGCGCACCTTCGAGGCGATCGAGCTGGAAGTGGACCGGCTGGCGGCGGCCCGGGTCATCCCGCTCGGAGTGGGCGGCGATCACTCGGTCACGCTGCCCATCCTCCGGGCGCTCCGGCGGCAGCACGGGCCGCTGGGTCTCGTGCACTTCGACGCGCACCCCGACACCTGGGACGAGTACGGTGGCTCCCGCCACTTCCACGGCAGCACCTTCAGGCGGGCGGTCGAAGAGGGGCTCGTGGATGGCCGCCGAGTGCTGCAGATCGGCATCCGGGGCCCGCTGCGAGGGCCGGGCGACTTCGACTTTCACGCCGAGCACGGGCTGGAAGTCGTGCGCATCGACGAGGTCAAGGAGCGCGGCGTGGCGGCGGTCGCCGGGCGGCTCGAGCGGCTGCGCGGCGCGCCCGTCTACTGTTCCTTCGACATCGACGCGGTGGATCCCGCCTACGCACCCGCCACTGGCACACCGGAGGTGGGTGGGCTCAGCGCGTACGAGGCGCTGGTGCTCGTGCGTGCCCTGCGCGCGCTCCCGCTGATCGGCGCCGACGTCGTGGAGGTCTCGCCCCCCTACGACGGGCCGGGCCAGGTGACGAGCCTGCTGGCCGCCAACCTGCTCTTCGAGCTCCTGTCGGTGCTCGCCCTCGGCCGGTAG
- a CDS encoding VWA domain-containing protein: MTATLAFGRMLRGAGLQVTVSELMDAVRALEIVNVLDRGEVRLALRTVLVARREELPAFDRCFDAFWTFRAAEGQGLEGLVSAAPASGSPREEDPVPGSAESGGRQEIALGLEGWEEEGAEDGEPLEVPGTSPQEVLMERDFSSFPSDQLDEVARVTVLIARRLARRMSRRRRPVKRGGVVDLRRSIRANVMKGELVELRRRERRRRKVRLVLLCDVSGSMDLYSRFLLQFLYALQNVFGRVETFTFATRLTRVTEHLRGLSYKGALRQLTEVRDWSGGTRIGDSLREFNSGWGHLLSRQSIVILLSDGWDTGEPEALAGEMLALKRKAGRLIWLNPLLGNPSYEPLTRGMAAALPLVDHFAAAHNLASLRDLAGHLTLR, from the coding sequence ATGACGGCCACCCTCGCCTTCGGCCGGATGCTGCGCGGCGCGGGGCTCCAGGTCACTGTGTCCGAGCTGATGGATGCGGTCCGGGCGCTGGAGATCGTGAACGTGCTCGACCGCGGCGAGGTGCGCCTGGCCCTCAGGACGGTGCTGGTGGCCCGCCGCGAGGAGCTGCCAGCCTTCGACCGCTGCTTCGATGCCTTCTGGACCTTCCGCGCCGCGGAGGGGCAGGGGCTCGAGGGGCTGGTCAGTGCGGCGCCAGCCTCCGGTTCGCCGCGGGAGGAGGACCCCGTCCCCGGCTCTGCCGAGAGCGGGGGACGTCAGGAGATTGCGCTCGGGCTGGAGGGGTGGGAGGAAGAGGGGGCGGAGGACGGCGAGCCTCTCGAGGTTCCCGGGACGAGCCCGCAGGAGGTGCTGATGGAGCGGGACTTCTCCTCCTTTCCCTCGGACCAGCTCGACGAGGTGGCGCGCGTGACGGTGCTGATCGCCAGGCGGCTGGCACGGCGGATGAGCCGGCGGCGGCGCCCGGTGAAGCGCGGAGGCGTGGTGGACCTGCGCCGGAGCATCCGCGCCAACGTGATGAAGGGGGAGCTGGTCGAGCTGAGGCGGCGGGAGCGTCGGCGCCGGAAGGTGCGGCTCGTCCTCCTCTGCGACGTCTCTGGCTCCATGGACCTCTACAGCCGCTTCCTGCTCCAGTTCCTCTACGCGCTCCAGAACGTCTTCGGGCGTGTCGAGACCTTCACCTTCGCCACGCGGCTCACGCGCGTCACCGAGCACCTCCGGGGCCTGTCCTACAAGGGGGCGCTCCGCCAGCTCACCGAGGTGCGCGACTGGTCCGGAGGCACTCGAATCGGTGACAGCCTGCGCGAGTTCAACTCCGGCTGGGGGCACCTGCTCAGCCGGCAGAGCATCGTCATCCTGCTCTCCGATGGCTGGGACACGGGAGAGCCGGAGGCGCTGGCGGGCGAGATGCTGGCCCTCAAGCGGAAGGCAGGGCGACTGATCTGGCTGAACCCCTTGCTGGGCAACCCCTCCTACGAGCCGCTGACGCGCGGCATGGCCGCGGCGCTGCCCCTCGTGGACCACTTCGCCGCGGCCCACAACCTCGCGAGCCTGCGTGACCTCGCGGGGCATCTCACGCTGAGGTGA